The DNA sequence ttaaaaatcaaaggatccaagcccgtccatataaagcgggccttgcgggctttttcgggcagggccgggcttggccttgcgggcttttttgggccgggccttgcgggctttatttataaataaatatttaaagacacaagtatttttttttttaatcaagctttggaaattcaatggataatgatcaaatacaaccaaagataacaatctatataactatattgtatcaaaaaaaatctatatttatatatagatactaatttgttgataaataaatttttaaagacactaattttttataaatctatatttatacatcatacactccaaagagctacatatagcaattcaaagaaaatgagaaaccgaccgttggatgagtttattacaataaattatgagtgtggtaaaaaatttagccaatttcaccatattttcgaatccgatcggattggtcaaccgtagtcacttatatgttttattggttgaccgatggcgtggcaatcgcgaaacgtgcttattttttcacatcacgtttgtatatattccatcgatggatgtgcgtggacataagataaaaaaaaaataattttaattacaaacacattggactataccaattttattcctagtgttatatgacttatacattgcatttaaattgtttaggttcattctaaagcaaccatgaagtggaaaatgaattcggagaaaccaaccgcttgatggagagattgtaatgttttatggtggttgtagaaaatccagtcaatttggttcacgtttcgaattcgatcaactaggtcaaacgtagttactcttataaacctatatttatatatcatacactccaaagagcaacccctatcaattcaaagaaaatggaaaaaccgaccgtcggatgagtttattacaataaattatgagtgtggtaaaaaatttagccaatttcaccatattttcgaatccgatcggattggtcaaccgtagtcacttatatgttttattggttaaccgatgccgtgacaaccgcgaaacgtgcttattttttcacatcacgtttgtatatattccatcaatggatgtgcgtggacataagataaaaaaaattaattttaattacaaacacattggtctgtaccaattttattcctaaagttgtatacactgcatttaaattgtttaggttcattctaaagcaaccatgaagtagaaaatgaattcggagaaaccaaccgtttgatggagagattgtaatgttttatggtgattgtagaaaatccagccaatttggttatcgtttcgaattcgatcaactagatcaaacgtagttactcatatacactactacaaaaaggtcatcagacgacggtgaatttctgttgtctgatgaccaaactcaccgtggtctaagtgagtgttgtgtgattaaaaaatcagacaacggtgatttcaccgttgtgtgatatcactttgctcaacagaatactagtttccgttgtgtgaattctgcgcaggcatgtgcctgccatggcatgcgcggggatgccgcggcacagtcagacaacagaaagaaaTTTTGCTGTCGTTTgaggttcataacacacaacagattttactcattctttgttgtctgagatatataacacacaacagattttactcattctttgtcgtctgagattaataacacacaacagatataactcattgtTTGTCgtctgagatatgtaacacacaaccaaagtgaaattatctcATTTGTCTGTTGATCACTtagacaacagagatgatttatttctgttgtgtgttatgaatctcacacaacagattttactcattctttgtcgtctgagattaataacacacaacagatataactcattgtttgttgtctgagacatgtaacacacaaccaaagtgaaattatctcctTTGTCTGTTgatcactcagacaacagagatgatttatttctgttgtgtgttatgaatctcacacaacagaattttgttttcttttgttgttggttgttagttcacacaacaattttgttttcttttacagtcatacaacacattgttttgtattgtgttgtatgaatgaaactttgacaacaagaagaatatccATATAAAcgtttttttaaaaataatgctcaatataTGACCATAGAAACAGTACTACAATCCTTATAATTCAAGCAAGGACAACAGAGATTGAGTCTGTACTTGTAAAATGTTCTAGCTAGGAAGACCTAAACTACATAGATTACTACTGCTTTCCTTTAATGCACCTTCATTTGCTCTTGCAGAAGCTCTCTTGTAGGCAAAGATGATAAGCAATCCTTCATTAGCCAGCTTTGTTTGATAGTCTTTAACAGCTGCCTTGATGGCATCCTCAGCAAGCATACTGCAGTGTAGCTTGactggaggaagagagagatgtTTCGCAATTTCCCTGCATGACAGTCAAAGAATATAATCAGAACAGTGATACTCAAAGAGAACAAGCGGATACGGAATACTCAACATAAAACACTGAGGAGGACAAAAAAAGTTTGCTTGGCACATTACACATACATATTGCCTACTTTAAGGAAATCGACTCCAGCAGGAAATAAACCAACATGCTACGAAGGCAAATCTATAGCAGACCCTGGCCACTTAAcagaaataactaagaaaaaggGTCACTAAAGAACTGTAATCAGGTAAGTGGGCACCCAACACAAAAGCTTTCCTGTTGACTATAGCATGGATTTGAATTCCATAAACATGTACTGGTGAACAAAATTAACACAGTGCCCTTCTTATCATGTATCTTACAAAAACAGTGAGAAGATCATAGCAGCAAACTGCAGTCACATGTTTCATCGTGGCCGATAAGTTAATACTAACACGACACAGCTGTAAACCCAACTAGGTATTGAATCCATTATGTTAGAGACAACATCCCTAAGAAATTATATAACAATACAAGCAGAAGTAAAGAAGTCAACCTGTTCTGATATTGACTTTTGTATTGCTGGAGCAACTTCCTTCAGTTGATTAATGAGAACCTATACAAGTTACAATTGGAAAATCTCAGCACGGCATCAGATGATTATACAAGGACATTCAAGAAAAATGAATTTTGCATCGCGGGAATTCCAGAAGGCGTATCCACCACTTGTGTCTCAATTTCATAATTGCCTGCCTTACGATGTCTATTCAGTTCTAGGAGTCCAAGCATACTAGGATTCACTATCCCACATCCCCTCATACCAACaaaaataactcaaattgaaataCTTAATTTAATGTCATATATGAATATTCAAATGAATAACAACTTCATTACAAGTTTATGTTAGATGTCTACCATGTTAGACAAGAATTGGTTCTAACTTCTACATAAGTCCAAACTGAGAAGCTGGAAGCACTTTAGCCATAACCAGTTCAGTTAAAGCATAAGCTTACCTGAAAGCTAACCAAGTGCTGCTGATGTTCAGCTAGTGTTGCAGCTAATGACTCGGCATGACCACTTGAACTGCCTTCATGCGCACTTCTTAGAATTTCTGGACCCTCTCCCTCATTAGCTTTTGCCTACAAATTACCATTTGCACAATACAGATTCAATTACTGAGAGGTTATAGACCCAAGTCAGCATATAAGCACGACTAAAAGAATGCAATCTTTCAAATCATTTtcccaacaaaatcaaaaacataattccAAGTGCTTACCATATGAAGTGACTGTTTATGAATACGCTGTAAAGCATGTGTCCAACGCCTGATAATTTCTGCCACGTCAACAGTTGGGTGGACTCTTCCACTTCTCTCATCTGCTCGATGAAGAGTTTCATCATTTACTTGTGAATGGGATGGATCTAAAGTATTCTTCATCTTTTCTCTGTTAATATTGACATATGAACCATCACTCTACTCTTTATCATCTACATGTGTAGGAGTAAAATCACCAGACTGGACAGATAAGACATCTGCATAAGGAACCTGAGAGCTCTGATCCATAGCTGCAAGCAAAGAAGATCCAGAAATGCGGTACCTATAAAGGAAAATTATGCATGCAAAGGTAAATTGCTGATTGACCTCTAGTGAATTCAAATGATATTTGACAGTATATTACCTATGCTCCCGATGAGCGATTAAATCCTCGATAGGGCCCGAAGCAAGAACTTCATGTTGACCTACAAGTGATGGAGATTGAGTTGAATTATCAAACTGATTAACTGAGTATGAATCTAACCAGAAATTAAAGAACTAAATAAATGAATACATAATTGTGTGACACAATTTGATAATACTACTACAAGGATGATGATTGGACTTACTTTTACGGGCTAATATCGACTCCCACAAACGAGTAGCCTTGGATACTAAATGAGAATTCTGACTCGAACtataacacaaaaacaaaaacaaataagccATGAAGTGGAAGGCCATAAAAATGGTAATGAACAATATGATCAAAACAACCAATTGGAATCTTTATCTGAACAAGAAATACAGTACCGCATAAAGGGCCTCCAACTTTGAGTTGTTGCGCAAGATCTCAAGCACTGTTCTGTAGGTTTCCCACAAAAACTTGAACCAAGGAGTAACAACTTCACGATCAGACCtatcttttcctttctctccaCTGACATAACTCAGCATTAGATCTTCAGGCCTCTTATCTGCTTCGAGGTCATCAACATCAAGTGCTTCTTCTAATGCTTGAGCCTGGGTACGTGCCTGCTCAGCTTTCTCAGTTGACAGATGCATGAAGTGCTTGATCACCTCTTCCAAGGAACTGACATGTACTTGTTGACATATAATACGGTACTGAATCAGACCATCCTTGGCAAATCTACCCTTGCGCAAGTCAACACAAAGCTCCACATATTTAAACATAATTTTTTCAAGTGGCTTCTGCCATGCTCTATATCTCTTTGATGTAATAAGATCATGAAGCGATTGCAATGCATCTTGCTTCTGCCCAACATTGATCAACTCTGCATCCACACATCATAACCGTCAGTCCAAATACAAAAGGGCACTCATTGCCACCAAATAAACCAATACACCATATCTATCTCAACAAAAAATTAACATGTCTGCTATAACAAAAGGTCTGTTCAACAAGAACATCAAATCCTGAACCAATTTAATTCTATTACTCTTCGATAACATACTGACAAACTTGTACCTCAGACATCAGATGACATAAACAAAACAGAGAGACAACTTTAGCAATTAGAAATCAAACTCCACTACATCATGATAAATTTCACAGCAAGAGTATAAGCAGTTAATACTGTTTCAAAATGTATACCTGAATTTGAAGGAGCTAAACAACGCAACAACAAACTGTTCCTCAAATCTGCAGAATAAAAACACCGGTGTTCACTTTCTCAAACATAACGAAACTCAGTTTTCTCTTGTGCGAactaagaaagaaatgaaagctAGTGCTTATATGCAGGGGATCAGATCAGAAGTGAGGAATTCAGATGCAGCCAAGTGAGTAATTTCTTGTCACTGCAGTTCTAATCTGAGGAGTGACTTAAGTGTCACAATATCATGGTGCTTATATAGCAATATGCCAATATCAGTTTCTAATTGTGACCAAGGTGACATGATCATAGAACTATGAAATAGCATTTACCAACTAAGACTAAACGCTTAGGTCATtgaaaagttgagtgaccaaaatcAACATTCAAACCTTctggagaaaaagaaacaagaaaaaaagaacatgaTTCAAAGGGGAGGGCCGGACTGCGTAAACAATATCTGCCAGTGTAATAGTGCATACCCAACTATTGAGCTGCGTAAAGACAAGCTTGCAAACATCACGAATCGCAATCAGCATTGctagatgtgcgccaacatgaATCTGGTTTGTTGCATTCTCGTACAAACCCTTGAAAACCTGTATGAAGATTAGTAAAGCAAATTTATAATCAATGGACGTTATTTAAAGCAGTTGCTCAAAACACAACAGGCTGTTGCTCAAAACACAACAGAGAAACTCCATAAACAATCAAGCTAACTCACAATTATCTTTATAGGCGaacacatgaaaaaaaaaaaaacttcttcgAAAGAGTAGCACTGACCTTTTGAGCCACAGCCAAGGCGGCCTCATCTCGACTAACACATCTGAGTATAATATCAGGCACTTCACCAATGACTCCCTAGATTGACATTTATGTTAGTGGACATGTAGATACGAATGTATAAATGCAAGTGAGTACAAAATGGAGAACTCTCCAAGTAAATGGGAGCCTATATATGCGAACAAAGAAATACAGTACCTGGATTTCTGATTCTCTAGCATTGTTAGTCACCAGAGCTTCCAACTGAAACCATTACAGAACATGGGTCAGGCTAAGATCGCATCAttacaaactaaaataaaaaggcAAAATGGAAACAGCGACTAAGGGCttaattcttcctcctcctctctcttcccCATGATAGTCCACCAAAGAAAACCAAATAGATTCTTATAATTAACAGAAAGTTGTTATAAGACAATATCAAATTCTTATACATAGCCATCAGCATTAAATCCAATGCTCCAATCTCAAATTAGAAGTTCAACTTTCACAAATCTAGAACGGGAAAACAAGACAATTCCAACTAAACTACACGGAAACGATAAGACAATAACATTATAATTAGAGGTAAAGAGCATTACCTGGGCCTTTAAGTCGCTAAAAACCACATTGAACCCCACATCCAAGACACTAATCTGcaaaattcaaacataaatagaaTCAACATCTGTTCATAAGTCTGAACATCACAATCCCTAATTTATtagaacaaaaacaacacaaaaacacGGTCATTATGCTAAGCATATAGCAACGAGCCTATATAAACAAACCACTAAGCAAATATCATTCTGTGAAATTGCCAGTGAGCTAAATCCATCTCTCAACTCCGTTCACTACGTCCAGGATATTAAACAAAAGCAGTTCGATTCAACATGAACAAAAGATACGGAAAAAATTAACGAAATAAAATACAAATTCAACCCCAAGTTTCAAATCCAGAGATACGGAAACAAAATATACTTTTTATCTTTACCTGGTTAGTGCCGAATAGCAGAGACCTGACCCAGCACCTGTGGATGCCACAGCAATTATTGACGTGAATATTGGCAGAGGAGGCTAGGTTATGGGCCACGAAGCCGGAAAATCCTAGGGAGATGCGGATCGCCATAAGAGCAAATTGAAATACGAAGGTGAAGATTTTGGTATAGTGCAGTCTCGAAGACGAAGAAAAACGACCTAGAAAAGGGTAACAACAGCCAGGGAATGCCATTTTGTAGCAAAAGACGGCGAAATGGAGATGGTAGAGTTGAATTGAAGGTTGATATTCAAATCGGAGAAGCAATTGGATGAGATGAAGATTAGGGGATTTGAAATTTAAGGGTTTTGGATGAGAGGATTAAGGGAAAGCTCTGAGCTTTTGGCTCAGACTGAGAGagggtttgagagagaggaCTGAATGTGGAGAGAGCGTCGACAGGTTCGAGAGGACtgctgggttttgttttgttttgcttttttcttCCGAACACGATGTGGCAATTAAACCTAGCAAAATGTTCTCTAAGTTACTCCCACAACAGAAACTGAAACAAACAGTCGTCTGAGTGTactacataaaatcaaaataccaaaacatggagggaaacatacCGCCTACAGCATTTTCACTCAAAATATTGCCGCCTATGTTcccacttcacacaacagaaatgtaTAACTGCAGTTGTCCAATTTCTACAACTTGCACTTTGTTTACctagtgaaacacattcaagcaagcttcctcaaaatttggcttctagttttcaatcacacaacggaaatctcAGGCACAGTTGTACCAAGTaccccaaatttcagatttcaagcggcaaccaagaatcaagagtggagggaaatctgccgctaaatttttcaTGACTCAGACGACGGATAATAATTAATTCCGTTGTGTGatgtagttctgataaaaaagttatcactttgttggcattcacacaacagaattcaaccagcaccgttgtatgattaaactgacttcaacacacaacagatgatttgtgttccgttgtgtgattagtgttgtgtgattaactttttgtactagtgataaatctatatttatatatcatacactccaaagagcaacccctatcaattcaaagaaaatggaaaaaccgaccgttggatgagtttattacaataaattatgagtgtggtaaaaaatttagccaatttcaccatattttcgaatccgatcggattcgtcaaccgtagtcacttatatgttttattggttgaccgatgccgtgacaactgcgaaacgtgcttattttttcacatcacgtttgtatatattccatcaatggatgtgcgtggacataagataaaaaaaattaattttaattacaaacacattggtctataccaattttattcctatagttgtatgacttatacattgcatttaaattgtttaggttcattctaaagcaaccatgaagtagaaaatgaatttggagaaaccaaccgctcgatggagagattgcaatgttttatggtggttgtagaaaatccagccaatttggttctcgtttcgaattcgatcaactaggtcaaacgtagttactcttataaacctatatgtatatatcatacactccaaagagcaacccctatcaattcaaagaaaatggaaaaaccgaccgttggatgagtttattacaataaattatgagtgtggtaaaaaatttagccaatttcaccatattttcgaatccgatcggactggtcaaccgatatgtagaatatatatatgcacatattttatatagaagtataatagtatagtataagaacttccacacacacacacacacacacacacacacacacacacatatatatatatatatatatatctctctctctatgtatatatatatatctctctatacacacacacatatatattaatatatatatatatatataaacacacacacacatatatgatatattgatatatatatatatatatatctatatctctctctctctatatatatacacacacacacacacacatatatatattatatatatatatatatctctctctatagatatatatataaacacacacacacatatatgatatattgatatatatatatatatatatatatctatattgttataaagtagagagaatatgaagagagaatagttgggaggaagtagaagtattctcattcagtctcattagcctcctttatatagaggtagggtttacaaccaagtacataactaatgagtatttacgtggacagccatatagataataatatttacaacactcccccttggatgtccactaatgaatgatgatattggacgcgcttattgttgcctcgttaaaaaccttgccaggtaacaaaaacccaatgagacaaaaataaccctggtcgaaggacaaaaagagcacaacgcgcatatgtcctaagtagcatgcttctggatgctccccctgatgagaatctccccctgattgttgcaagccttaTTTATGTATGCaataagctacatgtaccatgtatagtggtttgatgtgtctatcactaaagtgagaccatgtgtgctttgcatatgggggctcatcacaaattttcatacctgcaaagtttaagcaataccaacaaaactagacgattttcaataagcctgacctcatatgataaggtta is a window from the Rosa chinensis cultivar Old Blush chromosome 2, RchiOBHm-V2, whole genome shotgun sequence genome containing:
- the LOC112183634 gene encoding uncharacterized protein LOC112183634; its protein translation is MAFPGCCYPFLGRFSSSSRLHYTKIFTFVFQFALMAIRISLGFSGFVAHNLASSANIHVNNCCGIHRCWVRSLLFGTNQISVLDVGFNVVFSDLKAQLEALVTNNARESEIQGVIGEVPDIILRCVSRDEAALAVAQKVFKGLYENATNQIHVGAHLAMLIAIRDVCKLVFTQLNSWKWKLINVGQKQDALQSLHDLITSKRYRAWQKPLEKIMFKYVELCVDLRKGRFAKDGLIQYRIICQQVHVSSLEEVIKHFMHLSTEKAEQARTQAQALEEALDVDDLEADKRPEDLMLSYVSGEKGKDRSDREVVTPWFKFLWETYRTVLEILRNNSKLEALYAVLSSQNSHLVSKATRLWESILARKSQHEVLASGPIEDLIAHREHRYRISGSSLLAAMDQSSQVPYADVLSVQSDERSGRVHPTVDVAEIIRRWTHALQRIHKQSLHMAKANEGEGPEILRSAHEGSSSGHAESLAATLAEHQQHLVSFQVLINQLKEVAPAIQKSISEQVDFFTSAWKLRNISLFLQSSYTAVCLLRMPSRQLLKTIKQSWLMKDCLSSLPTRELLQEQMKVH